Below is a genomic region from Eremothecium sinecaudum strain ATCC 58844 chromosome V, complete sequence.
CGATCACCTTATCATCCCTATTGAGGTTTCGATCGTGAATGTTATTGATTTGTCTCGATAGTTCGATTACCAGCTCTTCATTACTTTTATTTGCAAGCTTGTGGTAACCGCCGTAAAGTTCGTCTGCACCTAATCCACTAAAAAGTACTAGTGCATTTCTTTGGTATGGGAAACGTTCACCTCTATCCTCTAAATAACCCTGGCCTCGGGAGGCGAAATAAAATGCAATAGCAATGGATAGATCCATTTCTGTATCCTTTGGAAATATCATATCGATTACAGTATCTCTATATTGCAAATAATCGTCGTAAGGAACATCAATCTTCACCAATTTGATGTTAACCTCGGGGTAAAGCTCCTGGAGTGTTTTCGCAGATTTCACAGCTAATAGCCTATCTGGGGCTTCGCAAGGCTGCATGCCTGTCCGTGGATTTTCGAACGCTACATTTAAAAGCTCTACCACATAGTTGCTATGGTCTCTTGATTGCTCGCAAATAATAGCCGCGATGGTTGTGCAATCAAGACCACCGGAAAACAACACGGCGACATGGTTATCTTGAACATCCTGTACTGGTTCAATCGTAGTCAGCCTCTGTCTTACAGCACAAACCAACTGTTCATACAAGCGGTCAGCATATTTATCAATGCTAGAAATGTCCTCAACGGCTGCGCTTACCATATAGTCGGCTTCTCTAATCTTAGTCTCTTTAGATAATATTAACTTAGATGTGTCAAAAGTGTAAATTACCCCTGCTACACAATTTTCAAACCCTTCAATCCTCCCACTAACACTAGAAACGTACAATTCGCCTGTATCATGATCTAACTTATAGCTTAGACTTCGCTTTCCAATCGGATCTCTTCCAAAGTACAGCAATCGTGACTGTTGGTCAAAAATAGAGTACGCAAACTCCCCAGATAGCCCTCTTACAACATCTTCAACTGTATTTTGCTGCAGTAAACTTGTGATATATTTTGTATCGTTGTCAACAATTTCGTCCCCGTACAGCTCTCCATTGTATTGTATAATGTACCTGGAATTCGCTTCTACACTTTGCTTCGTAAAGGGCTTTCGCAAAGATAATACCGAAGAAACCCAAGTAATGCCATACTCTTTCTTTGATCTTAAACTCAAAAAGTTCGGACCTCTCTGAGTAATATTAGGTATTAATCGATGCACTATGGTCGATTTATTAGATGATGAGATGGTCGAAGTACCAATCAACTGCGGTTCAAACACTTCAACATATTCATCTTCTAGGTTTTCAGTATTGGGATTGAAATGGAGCAGGATACCACACATACTCTCAGCATTAGCTAACTATTTTGTCTTTAGTTTGCAATATTGTTAACGCCATTAGTAACATCTCGTTATGTATGAATTTTAAATTAAGCTCAACATGAATGAGGAGAAAATATTTTAACACGTCCACATACATAACCGCCAGAAAGGACTATATCATAAGGAAAACCTTAAAACAATGCATTCTGAGACACATGGCACTTCAGCAGGATCAGCAGAAGAATGCAGCGTTTCCTCGCTGACGGCCGGTAACACTACTGTTACTGACAAGCAAGACGCTGATAACGACGGACTGTACGACTTCCAGTTATTTCTCTCACAATTGAAGGATCCATGTGCAGATCCAATAT
It encodes:
- a CDS encoding putative asparagine synthase (Syntenic homolog of Ashbya gossypii ADL350C; Syntenic homolog of Saccharomyces cerevisiae YML096W), translated to MCGILLHFNPNTENLEDEYVEVFEPQLIGTSTISSSNKSTIVHRLIPNITQRGPNFLSLRSKKEYGITWVSSVLSLRKPFTKQSVEANSRYIIQYNGELYGDEIVDNDTKYITSLLQQNTVEDVVRGLSGEFAYSIFDQQSRLLYFGRDPIGKRSLSYKLDHDTGELYVSSVSGRIEGFENCVAGVIYTFDTSKLILSKETKIREADYMVSAAVEDISSIDKYADRLYEQLVCAVRQRLTTIEPVQDVQDNHVAVLFSGGLDCTTIAAIICEQSRDHSNYVVELLNVAFENPRTGMQPCEAPDRLLAVKSAKTLQELYPEVNIKLVKIDVPYDDYLQYRDTVIDMIFPKDTEMDLSIAIAFYFASRGQGYLEDRGERFPYQRNALVLFSGLGADELYGGYHKLANKSNEELVIELSRQINNIHDRNLNRDDKVIACHGVEARYPFLDQDVVDLSTQLPINYKINKMVLRNIASRRLQLSEISCEPKRAIQFGAKSAKMTKDGNKHGTDRLK